The Bombus terrestris chromosome 4, iyBomTerr1.2, whole genome shotgun sequence genome has a window encoding:
- the LOC100648077 gene encoding Down syndrome cell adhesion molecule isoform X1 — protein MPRAGKTRAPPSFLGESRCNAELCPPVRMEPRNLRLSLFRSARTVCGIRFADRMDRIRLPSTMAIIVVTLLLLHPAAAQGRVEETQMDTHEGSTVQLQCRFSPPRENVTCFWLTHTNDNHDNAAIDNLALSPQYKVFMNLEEGRYDLQIRNVSYERDNGKYECRVKASGTGHDLHRKFITLTVLRAPGPPTISPTSASATEGQKLELQCNTNGGSPEPEVRWYRGNETAVLHSGRTLSVEPKKEDDRATFRCVIRNRAMRDGETLNATVTLDVNYFPRVTVGPENPLKVEVNGTANLECRVDSKPTVGMVRWWRDGSFVATSFQHTIRRVTVQDAGKYTCQADNGLGKRGESSLLLDVLYPPTVSIEGDPLRIAEVEDTVTVHCNVTANPPPTVIEWLRDSRPDFRQLGSILRLSRVTADHAGNYTCRAVNTIYPSGGERRNYSATARLTVRVRHKPGPARVTPDSPVAVEGSRVILTCMASPAGYPEPRYKWWKEGESGTISMPSENTGPRYEIDSVHLGSEGTYKCHATNEIGNGEAASVNLTVHQPPKILTKLQPHVTRKVGESSFQVSCVAQGKPRPSVRWLKDDQELTADERLYKVTTTASEGHGNVITVNSTLSFLGHARPQTDEIVASDRGKYTCVFVNEVKKVESTMMLKVEHEPIALHQHGKVAYNLRETAEVACKVQAWPKPEFQWSFGTNAASLQGSSSDGHYEISTSSDNYDVYTSVLRITNIRELDYGDYSCRAANAQGSITSTIRLQPKGAPERPINITAMDVGPTHVALLWELGFDGGLPITKYFVSYRRVPGGDEIVAPDCAVPRPPAGQWLELDCRRSNPCNVTSLEQHQTYTFKVKVYNTKNHSDYSDEVTATTAVAKIPSPLRVSYDPESGMLAISVGATCLSLVSSIEKFDGPSSSTDESQWRILDEWPLEVLGSAPTQREGVLDDLESLDTEPRLRVRLCLKADRQKCGEYAEAEIGPSYIAQAGALATPTLIALVVSGAVFLLFAALLLLFCRCRRKHVTKAKDYEMDSNAVRPSLVAGNGQQSQAPPPYYAENKALEHSLDHALAMEDSKTPAYSQPGYGYHQPNHNINGVNMGYMDNSYSNSNNGGSVNSQDSIWQMKSAAANGVGQPYDLAGYATTESDYPTHPHYLPQREDYRESHNLSRQQFCSEPFATVVKSQKHVDSPYDVSGLPYQENYDEDAKPPQQVSLSYDESLESGYSTPNSRGRRIIREIIV, from the exons ATGCCGCGTGCTGGCAAAACTCGTGCACCGCCGTCGTTTCTCGGTGAAAGTCGTTGCAACGCGGAACTCTGTCCTCCAGTGCGAATGGAGCCGCGCAATTTGCGTCTCTCGTTGTTCCGTTCCGCTCGAACCGTTTGTGGAATTCGTTTTGCCGATAGAATGGATAGGATTCGACTGCCGAGCACCATGGCAATTATTGTCGTTACCTTGCTGCTCCTGCATCCCG CAGCGGCACAGGGTCGCGTCGAGGAAACGCAGATGGACACGCACGAGGGGTCCACCGTACAGCTGCAGTGTCGCTTCTCCCCGCCGAGGGAAAACGTAACTTGTTTCTGGTTGACGCACACCAATGACAATCACGATAACGCAGCGATAGACAATCTCGCGTTATCGCCTCAGTACAAGGTGTTCATGAATCTGGAGGAAGGTCGATACGATCTTCAGATACGAAACGTATCGTACGAAAGGGACAACGGCAAGTACGAGTGCCGTGTGAAGGCGAGCGGCACCGGGCACGACCTGCACCGCAAGTTCATCACTCTGACTGTACTTAGAGCGCCTGGGCCACCGACGATCTCGCCGACCTCGGCGTCCGCCACCGAGGGCCAAAAGCTCGAGTTGCAGTGCAACACGAACGGCGGCAGCCCCGAGCCGGAAGTCAGATGGTACCGCGGCAACGAGACCGCCGTTCTTCACTCCGGCAGAACGTTGTCGGTCGAGCCGAAAAAAGAGGACGACAGAGCGACTTTTCGTTGCGTGATCAGGAACCGGGCTATGCGCGACGGTGAAACGTTGAATGCCACGGTAACCCTCGATGTCAACTACTTTCCGCGGGTTACCGTGGGTCCGGAAAATCCTCTGAAAGTCGAGGTAAATGGAACCGCAAACCTCGAGTGTCGTGTCGACTCGAAACCGACCGTTGGTATGGTACGATGGTGGCGGGACGGAAGTTTCGTGGCCACCAGCTTTCAGCACACCATACGAAGAGTCACCGTCCAAGATGCCGGCAAATACACCTGCCAGGCGGACAACGGACTTGGAAAGAGGGGCGAGAGTTCCCTCTTGTTGGACGTTCTTTATCCACCGACCGTCTCGATAGAGGGCGATCCTCTGAGGATCGCCGAGGTCGAGGACACGGTGACCGTGCACTGTAACGTGACTGCAAATCCTCCGCCGACGGTGATCGAGTGGTTGCGTGACAGCCGACCGGATTTTCGACAACTCGGCTCGATTCTTCGGCTGAGCCGCGTCACGGCCGATCACGCCGGAAATTATACTTGTCGGGCGGTGAACACGATCTATCCTTCTGGCGGCGAGAGGCGAAACTATTCGGCCACCGCTCGGTTAACCGTCCGAGTCAGGCACAAACCGGGTCCAGCCAGGGTCACTCCGGACTCTCCGGTTGCCGTCGAGGGGTCCAGAGTTATTCTCACTTGTATGGCCAGTCCAGCTGGCTATCCAGAACCCAGGTACAAATGGTGGAAGGAGGGTGAGTCTGGAACGATATCGATGCCCTCGGAGAACACCGGCCCGAGATACGAGATCGACTCGGTTCACTTGGGCAGCGAGGGGACGTACAAGTGCCATGCCACCAACGAGATCGGCAACGGAGAGGCCGCGTCCGTTAACCTGACCGTACACCAACCGCCCAAGATACTGACCAAGTTGCAACCACACGTTACCAGGAA GGTCGGCGAATCATCGTTTCAAGTGTCCTGCGTGGCGCAGGGCAAACCCCGGCCAAGTGTTCGATGGTTGAAGGACGATCAAGAGCTCACCGCGGATGAGAGGCTCTACAAGGTGACTACAACAGCCTCGGAGGGTCACGGGAACGTGATCACCGTGAATTCAACGCTGAGCTTCCTGGGCCATGCCCGACCGCAAACGGACGAGATCGTGGCCAGCGATCGGGGCAAATACACCTGCGTGTTCGTGAACGAGGTCAAGAAGGTCGAGTCGACGATGATGTTGAAGGTGGAACATGAGCCTATCGCTTTGCATCAACACGGCAAAGTCGCGTATAATTTGAGGGAGACGGCCGAGGTGGCGTGCAAAGTCCAAGCTTGGCCGAAACCCGAGTTCCAATGGAGTTTTGGCACCAACGCGGCCAGCTTGCAAGGGTCATCGAGCGACGGTCATTACGAGATTTCCACGAGCAGCGACAACTACGACGTGTACACATCCGTGCTGAGGATAACCAACATCCGAGAGTTGGATTACGGAGATTACAGTTGCAGAGCGGCAAACGCTCAAGGTAGCATCACTTCGACCATTCGACTGCAACCGAAAGGCGCACCGGAGAGACCCATCAACATCACGGCGATGGACGTCGGCCCTACTCACGTAGCTTTGCTCTGGGAGCTCGGTTTCGACGGCGGATTGCCCATCACTAAATACTTCGTCTCTTACAGAAGAGTACCCGGTGGTGACGAAATCGTAGCGCCGGATTGCGCCGTTCCTAGACCACCGGCTGGTCAGTGGCTCGAACTGGACTGTCGTCGATCTAATCCGTGTAATGTGACCAGCCTAGAGCAACATCAGACGTACACGTTCAAGGTTAAAGTGTACAACACGAAGAACCACTCGGACTATTCCGACGAGGTAACAGCAACGACCGCGGTTGCCAAAATTCCGTCGCCGTTGAGAGTTAGCTACGATCCAGAGAGCGGGATGCTAGCCATCAGTGTCGGCGCCACTTGCCTATCGCTGGTGTCGTCGATTGAGAAGTTCGATGGGCCGTCTTCCTCCACGGATGAGTCGCAGTGGAGGATTCTCGACGAGTGGCCTCTCGAGGTACTCGGAAGCGCTCCTACTCAAAGGGAGGGTGTCCTGGACGACCTAGAATCTCTCGATACCGAACCAAGACTCAGAGTTAGACTGTGTCTGAAGGCGGATCGGCAAAAATGTGGCGAATACGCGGAGGCTGAAA TTGGTCCTTCGTATATCGCACAAGCCGGGGCTCTTGCAACACCGACGTTGATCGCCCTTGTAGTCAGCGGTGCCGTGTTTTTGTTGTTCGCCGCGCTGTTATTGCTCTTTTGTCGGTGTCGACGAAAACACGTCACCAAGGCGAAAGACTACGAAATGGACTCGAACGC GGTTCGGCCGAGCCTCGTCGCCGGAAACGGACAGCAGAGCCAGGCGCCGCCGCCCTACTACGCGGAGAACAAAGCCCTCGAACACAGTTTGGATCACGCGCTAGCCATGGAGGACTCCAAGACCCCGGCGTACTCGCAACCTGGTTACGGTTACCATCAACCGAACCACAACATCAATG GCGTCAACATGGGCTACATGGACAACAGCTACTCGAACTCGAATAACGGGGGCTCGGTGAACTCGCAAGACTCCATCTGGCAGATGAAGTCGGCGGCGGCGAACGGCGTTGGCCAGCCGTACGACCTGGCGGGCTACGCAACCACCGAGTCGGATTACCCGACCCATCCTCATTACCTCCCACAGAGGGAGGATTACCGGGAGAGCCATAATCTAAGTCGACAGCAGTTTTGCTCGGAACCATTCGCCACCGTCGTAAAGTCTCAAAAACACGTCG ATTCACCGTACGACGTGTCCGGTCTACCTTATCAGGAGAACTACGACGAGGACGCGAAGCCACCTCAGCAGGTCAGCCTATCGTACGACGAGAGTCTCGAGTCGGGCTACTCGACCCCGAACAGCCGAGGACGCCGGATTATTCGTGAGATAATCGTTTGA
- the LOC100648077 gene encoding hemicentin-2 isoform X2, producing the protein MRFVERSGHRWTFLVLLATVAAAQGRVEETQMDTHEGSTVQLQCRFSPPRENVTCFWLTHTNDNHDNAAIDNLALSPQYKVFMNLEEGRYDLQIRNVSYERDNGKYECRVKASGTGHDLHRKFITLTVLRAPGPPTISPTSASATEGQKLELQCNTNGGSPEPEVRWYRGNETAVLHSGRTLSVEPKKEDDRATFRCVIRNRAMRDGETLNATVTLDVNYFPRVTVGPENPLKVEVNGTANLECRVDSKPTVGMVRWWRDGSFVATSFQHTIRRVTVQDAGKYTCQADNGLGKRGESSLLLDVLYPPTVSIEGDPLRIAEVEDTVTVHCNVTANPPPTVIEWLRDSRPDFRQLGSILRLSRVTADHAGNYTCRAVNTIYPSGGERRNYSATARLTVRVRHKPGPARVTPDSPVAVEGSRVILTCMASPAGYPEPRYKWWKEGESGTISMPSENTGPRYEIDSVHLGSEGTYKCHATNEIGNGEAASVNLTVHQPPKILTKLQPHVTRKVGESSFQVSCVAQGKPRPSVRWLKDDQELTADERLYKVTTTASEGHGNVITVNSTLSFLGHARPQTDEIVASDRGKYTCVFVNEVKKVESTMMLKVEHEPIALHQHGKVAYNLRETAEVACKVQAWPKPEFQWSFGTNAASLQGSSSDGHYEISTSSDNYDVYTSVLRITNIRELDYGDYSCRAANAQGSITSTIRLQPKGAPERPINITAMDVGPTHVALLWELGFDGGLPITKYFVSYRRVPGGDEIVAPDCAVPRPPAGQWLELDCRRSNPCNVTSLEQHQTYTFKVKVYNTKNHSDYSDEVTATTAVAKIPSPLRVSYDPESGMLAISVGATCLSLVSSIEKFDGPSSSTDESQWRILDEWPLEVLGSAPTQREGVLDDLESLDTEPRLRVRLCLKADRQKCGEYAEAEIGPSYIAQAGALATPTLIALVVSGAVFLLFAALLLLFCRCRRKHVTKAKDYEMDSNAVRPSLVAGNGQQSQAPPPYYAENKALEHSLDHALAMEDSKTPAYSQPGYGYHQPNHNINGVNMGYMDNSYSNSNNGGSVNSQDSIWQMKSAAANGVGQPYDLAGYATTESDYPTHPHYLPQREDYRESHNLSRQQFCSEPFATVVKSQKHVDSPYDVSGLPYQENYDEDAKPPQQVSLSYDESLESGYSTPNSRGRRIIREIIV; encoded by the exons CAGCGGCACAGGGTCGCGTCGAGGAAACGCAGATGGACACGCACGAGGGGTCCACCGTACAGCTGCAGTGTCGCTTCTCCCCGCCGAGGGAAAACGTAACTTGTTTCTGGTTGACGCACACCAATGACAATCACGATAACGCAGCGATAGACAATCTCGCGTTATCGCCTCAGTACAAGGTGTTCATGAATCTGGAGGAAGGTCGATACGATCTTCAGATACGAAACGTATCGTACGAAAGGGACAACGGCAAGTACGAGTGCCGTGTGAAGGCGAGCGGCACCGGGCACGACCTGCACCGCAAGTTCATCACTCTGACTGTACTTAGAGCGCCTGGGCCACCGACGATCTCGCCGACCTCGGCGTCCGCCACCGAGGGCCAAAAGCTCGAGTTGCAGTGCAACACGAACGGCGGCAGCCCCGAGCCGGAAGTCAGATGGTACCGCGGCAACGAGACCGCCGTTCTTCACTCCGGCAGAACGTTGTCGGTCGAGCCGAAAAAAGAGGACGACAGAGCGACTTTTCGTTGCGTGATCAGGAACCGGGCTATGCGCGACGGTGAAACGTTGAATGCCACGGTAACCCTCGATGTCAACTACTTTCCGCGGGTTACCGTGGGTCCGGAAAATCCTCTGAAAGTCGAGGTAAATGGAACCGCAAACCTCGAGTGTCGTGTCGACTCGAAACCGACCGTTGGTATGGTACGATGGTGGCGGGACGGAAGTTTCGTGGCCACCAGCTTTCAGCACACCATACGAAGAGTCACCGTCCAAGATGCCGGCAAATACACCTGCCAGGCGGACAACGGACTTGGAAAGAGGGGCGAGAGTTCCCTCTTGTTGGACGTTCTTTATCCACCGACCGTCTCGATAGAGGGCGATCCTCTGAGGATCGCCGAGGTCGAGGACACGGTGACCGTGCACTGTAACGTGACTGCAAATCCTCCGCCGACGGTGATCGAGTGGTTGCGTGACAGCCGACCGGATTTTCGACAACTCGGCTCGATTCTTCGGCTGAGCCGCGTCACGGCCGATCACGCCGGAAATTATACTTGTCGGGCGGTGAACACGATCTATCCTTCTGGCGGCGAGAGGCGAAACTATTCGGCCACCGCTCGGTTAACCGTCCGAGTCAGGCACAAACCGGGTCCAGCCAGGGTCACTCCGGACTCTCCGGTTGCCGTCGAGGGGTCCAGAGTTATTCTCACTTGTATGGCCAGTCCAGCTGGCTATCCAGAACCCAGGTACAAATGGTGGAAGGAGGGTGAGTCTGGAACGATATCGATGCCCTCGGAGAACACCGGCCCGAGATACGAGATCGACTCGGTTCACTTGGGCAGCGAGGGGACGTACAAGTGCCATGCCACCAACGAGATCGGCAACGGAGAGGCCGCGTCCGTTAACCTGACCGTACACCAACCGCCCAAGATACTGACCAAGTTGCAACCACACGTTACCAGGAA GGTCGGCGAATCATCGTTTCAAGTGTCCTGCGTGGCGCAGGGCAAACCCCGGCCAAGTGTTCGATGGTTGAAGGACGATCAAGAGCTCACCGCGGATGAGAGGCTCTACAAGGTGACTACAACAGCCTCGGAGGGTCACGGGAACGTGATCACCGTGAATTCAACGCTGAGCTTCCTGGGCCATGCCCGACCGCAAACGGACGAGATCGTGGCCAGCGATCGGGGCAAATACACCTGCGTGTTCGTGAACGAGGTCAAGAAGGTCGAGTCGACGATGATGTTGAAGGTGGAACATGAGCCTATCGCTTTGCATCAACACGGCAAAGTCGCGTATAATTTGAGGGAGACGGCCGAGGTGGCGTGCAAAGTCCAAGCTTGGCCGAAACCCGAGTTCCAATGGAGTTTTGGCACCAACGCGGCCAGCTTGCAAGGGTCATCGAGCGACGGTCATTACGAGATTTCCACGAGCAGCGACAACTACGACGTGTACACATCCGTGCTGAGGATAACCAACATCCGAGAGTTGGATTACGGAGATTACAGTTGCAGAGCGGCAAACGCTCAAGGTAGCATCACTTCGACCATTCGACTGCAACCGAAAGGCGCACCGGAGAGACCCATCAACATCACGGCGATGGACGTCGGCCCTACTCACGTAGCTTTGCTCTGGGAGCTCGGTTTCGACGGCGGATTGCCCATCACTAAATACTTCGTCTCTTACAGAAGAGTACCCGGTGGTGACGAAATCGTAGCGCCGGATTGCGCCGTTCCTAGACCACCGGCTGGTCAGTGGCTCGAACTGGACTGTCGTCGATCTAATCCGTGTAATGTGACCAGCCTAGAGCAACATCAGACGTACACGTTCAAGGTTAAAGTGTACAACACGAAGAACCACTCGGACTATTCCGACGAGGTAACAGCAACGACCGCGGTTGCCAAAATTCCGTCGCCGTTGAGAGTTAGCTACGATCCAGAGAGCGGGATGCTAGCCATCAGTGTCGGCGCCACTTGCCTATCGCTGGTGTCGTCGATTGAGAAGTTCGATGGGCCGTCTTCCTCCACGGATGAGTCGCAGTGGAGGATTCTCGACGAGTGGCCTCTCGAGGTACTCGGAAGCGCTCCTACTCAAAGGGAGGGTGTCCTGGACGACCTAGAATCTCTCGATACCGAACCAAGACTCAGAGTTAGACTGTGTCTGAAGGCGGATCGGCAAAAATGTGGCGAATACGCGGAGGCTGAAA TTGGTCCTTCGTATATCGCACAAGCCGGGGCTCTTGCAACACCGACGTTGATCGCCCTTGTAGTCAGCGGTGCCGTGTTTTTGTTGTTCGCCGCGCTGTTATTGCTCTTTTGTCGGTGTCGACGAAAACACGTCACCAAGGCGAAAGACTACGAAATGGACTCGAACGC GGTTCGGCCGAGCCTCGTCGCCGGAAACGGACAGCAGAGCCAGGCGCCGCCGCCCTACTACGCGGAGAACAAAGCCCTCGAACACAGTTTGGATCACGCGCTAGCCATGGAGGACTCCAAGACCCCGGCGTACTCGCAACCTGGTTACGGTTACCATCAACCGAACCACAACATCAATG GCGTCAACATGGGCTACATGGACAACAGCTACTCGAACTCGAATAACGGGGGCTCGGTGAACTCGCAAGACTCCATCTGGCAGATGAAGTCGGCGGCGGCGAACGGCGTTGGCCAGCCGTACGACCTGGCGGGCTACGCAACCACCGAGTCGGATTACCCGACCCATCCTCATTACCTCCCACAGAGGGAGGATTACCGGGAGAGCCATAATCTAAGTCGACAGCAGTTTTGCTCGGAACCATTCGCCACCGTCGTAAAGTCTCAAAAACACGTCG ATTCACCGTACGACGTGTCCGGTCTACCTTATCAGGAGAACTACGACGAGGACGCGAAGCCACCTCAGCAGGTCAGCCTATCGTACGACGAGAGTCTCGAGTCGGGCTACTCGACCCCGAACAGCCGAGGACGCCGGATTATTCGTGAGATAATCGTTTGA